Proteins from a genomic interval of uncultured Methanocorpusculum sp.:
- a CDS encoding MFS transporter, protein MTEVITDPLRQKLLLLAVGIAVFVDALDGSVVNIALPVIAAEFGEDTGTISWVSLAYLLTLAGLILIFGKLADRGHVKILFIAGFVLFTLCSIVCGLSPDLSFLIVARIFQGAGGAMIATSTPMICVKYLPAKMLGVSMGVLTAASSIGFAIGPAVGGVITHLLSWHWIFFINIPIGIFAVLFAAKIIPRAVVPERSSFDFAGAAALFCLMVAGVFALERLPHLGISDPLIIAAISVCFVSVLLFCFAELRSSQPILNIQIFKKRPLTFVVTAFLISQITSAGFFYLLPFYISAGMNFDPAVSGLVLFIPPAVTAALSIPLGHCSDVTERRIFAVAAFGVLAVTSLIYAFIVPEWGIIPLAGSLILMGLAWGIGGGPASSRVVELMPKGEEGTGSSLMITTMYFGSVIGIALYTSLFTALTSTAGGIVSFADLDYATFMYGFHITNAVGVLIAAAALILSAVVQDPPRAK, encoded by the coding sequence ATGACCGAGGTCATCACCGATCCGCTGCGCCAGAAACTTTTGCTCTTAGCCGTGGGCATTGCGGTGTTCGTGGACGCTCTCGACGGCTCGGTCGTAAATATCGCTCTTCCCGTGATCGCGGCGGAGTTCGGGGAGGACACTGGCACGATCTCCTGGGTGAGTCTGGCTTATCTCCTGACGCTTGCGGGTCTCATTCTGATCTTCGGCAAACTTGCCGACCGCGGGCATGTGAAAATCCTCTTCATCGCAGGCTTCGTTCTCTTTACGCTCTGCTCGATCGTCTGCGGCCTCTCACCCGATCTGTCGTTTCTGATTGTCGCCCGGATCTTCCAGGGGGCAGGGGGCGCGATGATCGCCACGTCCACGCCGATGATCTGCGTCAAGTATCTCCCGGCAAAGATGCTCGGGGTCTCGATGGGCGTTTTGACGGCAGCAAGTTCCATCGGTTTTGCCATCGGCCCGGCGGTCGGCGGCGTGATCACCCATCTTCTCTCCTGGCACTGGATCTTTTTCATCAACATCCCGATCGGGATATTCGCCGTGCTGTTTGCGGCGAAGATCATCCCGCGTGCCGTTGTCCCGGAGCGTTCCTCCTTCGACTTCGCCGGAGCGGCCGCTCTCTTCTGTCTGATGGTCGCAGGCGTTTTCGCGCTGGAACGTCTGCCCCACCTTGGGATCTCCGATCCGCTGATCATCGCCGCTATCTCTGTATGTTTCGTCTCGGTCCTTCTCTTCTGCTTTGCGGAACTGAGAAGCAGTCAGCCAATCCTGAACATCCAGATCTTCAAAAAGCGGCCGCTGACGTTTGTCGTGACGGCGTTTCTGATAAGTCAGATCACCAGTGCCGGCTTTTTCTATCTCCTGCCGTTTTATATCTCGGCAGGGATGAACTTTGATCCGGCAGTCAGCGGGCTGGTGCTTTTCATCCCGCCCGCGGTCACCGCAGCGCTGAGTATCCCGCTTGGTCACTGCTCGGATGTTACCGAACGCCGCATCTTCGCGGTCGCCGCGTTCGGTGTTCTTGCCGTGACCAGTTTGATCTATGCGTTCATCGTTCCCGAATGGGGCATCATCCCGCTTGCGGGGAGTCTCATTTTGATGGGTCTTGCCTGGGGTATCGGTGGCGGGCCGGCATCCAGCCGGGTCGTCGAGCTGATGCCGAAAGGCGAAGAGGGGACCGGGTCTTCTCTGATGATCACGACGATGTACTTCGGCAGCGTTATCGGGATCGCCCTGTATACCTCTTTGTTCACCGCTCTGACATCAACGGCCGGCGGGATCGTTTCGTTCGCCGATCTGGATTACGCGACGTTTATGTACGGATTCCATATCACGAACGCGGTCGGCGTCCTGATCGCGGCCGCGGCGCTGATCCTCTCGGCCGTCGTACAGGATCCGCCACGGGCAAAATGA
- a CDS encoding FeoA family protein: MQTESVRLSDIPNGKSASVLGFIDGTNLGFQSRLLELGLTRGCRVRVTGVAPLGDPMMISVRGCQLAIRKDDAADICVAAV, from the coding sequence ATGCAAACTGAATCAGTACGGTTATCGGATATTCCAAACGGAAAATCCGCATCGGTCCTTGGATTTATCGATGGAACAAATCTCGGCTTCCAGAGCAGGCTTCTTGAACTCGGACTTACCCGCGGCTGCCGCGTGCGGGTCACCGGCGTCGCCCCGCTTGGAGACCCCATGATGATATCGGTCAGAGGATGTCAGCTCGCCATACGAAAAGATGACGCCGCAGATATCTGCGTGGCCGCCGTATGA